The genomic interval CGACCTCCGCTCCAGCTTTTTTGCCGGAACCGCCCTGGTCGATGCCCGAAACACCGTCGCCCCACCTCTTCCCCGCTCTGTCTCAACTCGTAATTCTACTCATTCCACTAGAAGTAACAATTATTCTATCAAAACCAGAAATTTTAGTACCCCAAGAAAGGCCAGTTCTTCTATCACAGCTCGGTTATCCACTGTGGCTGTGGAAGAATCGTCCTCTGAAACTATGAGCAAAGAGGACATTGAATCCTTGTTCTCCAATGAGTCTGTTGATGAGTTTGATCGGAAACGTAATGGTAAGCATTCGAATAATGGGGCTTCTGGTATTTCTTCTGGTGTTAAGCTTGAAAATGTGACAAAGACCTATAAGGGTGTCACTGTTTTGAAGGATATTAATTGGGAGGTGAAGAAGGGGGAGAAAGTGGGTTTGGTTGGTGTAAATGGAGCTGGGAAAACAACCCAGATGAGAATTATTGCTGGCTTAGAGGAACCTGATTCTGGGAATGTGATTAAGGCGAAATCCAATATGAAAATTGCGTTTTTGAGTCAAGAATTTGAGGTTTCGTTGAGCAGGACGGTGAGGGAAGAGTTCACTAGTGCGTTTAAGGAGGAGATGGAGGTTTCAGCGAAGTTGGAGAAGGTGCAGAAGGCTTTGGAGAGCACGGTTGATGACTTGGATTTGATGGGAAAGCTTTTGGATGAGTTTGATTCGCTTCAAAGGCGGGCACAGGCTGTTGACTTGGACGAGGTTGAGTCAAAAGTCAGCAGACTGATGCCGGAACTTGGATTTTCACCAGAGGATTCAGAAAGGCTGGTGGCGTCATTTAGCAGTGGATGGCAAATGAGGATGTCTCTTGGGAAGATTCTACTTCAGgtatataataacttaaatgtTCTAGATGACAGGTGCTGATCAAGCAAGTGATTGCGATAATTATGCTTGCTAGGTTCTATAATTTGCCAGGAAAATCAAGCAAGTAGATTTTTGTGCTCCTTTCAGTTATGTGACAAAACCTATTAATGGTAGTTTAGTGAAGGTTAAGTCCTTATTACCAAACTATAACAGATAGGAATATAAATGTATTTACTTTAATACTATACGAGGATTGCTTCAAAGTGCTATTCGCTTGTTGAATGCTGCAATTCTTGTATCACTGTGGTTGATACAATTTATGAGGTGGCTAAGAGACTGCGTATAGTGTTTCTTTGAGTCCCTTCGGTTATTCCTGCATACCTGGTCCTGCTGTTGTGCTATCCTCAGCTTGTGATTGATTGTTTTTTACtgtcttgaatcttgttcttcagGATCCAGATTTACTACTACTGGATGAACCCACAAATCATCTTGATCTTGATACAATTGAGTGGCTTGAAGGTTATCTTGCTAAGCAAGAAGTACCAATGGTTATCATATCCCATGACAGAGCTTTTCTTGATCAGCTCTGCACTAAAATAGTGGAAACTGATATGGGTGTGTCCCGAacttatgttggaaattattctGAGTATCTCCTTTCAAAAGCAGCATGGATTGAGGCTCAGTATGCAGCTTGGGAGAAGCAGCAGAAGGAAATAGAACATACGAAAGACTTGATAAGTAGGCTTGGTGCTGGGGCAAATTCTGGTCGTGCTACTTCTGCTGAAAAGGTACAATGCATTCACATGTATAGTAAGAATGCATACAGTTTCATTTATCATCCCAGTACAAATAGTAATTTTAGATTTCTACCTGTAGTTGTTGAGgaaatatttcattttcaaaTGCTGCAATATGTTGTTCCATCATAAGTTCTTTTGGATATTGGGCAAAAAGAAATTGGTTTATTATTTTCAGCTACTGGAAGCTTCAGTTGCCATATTTACTACACTATTCTTACTATTTCTGCCACCCTGATTTTCTTACTATATCTCTACTTTCTGTTTTCACTTCAATATGCAATCTAGACTTTTATAAATTCTTACACTGCTCAGACCTAAAATACAATCTTTTTAACAGTATGTTTCATAATTCTGCCGCTTAACTTTTTGTTACAATGTTAAATCAAAGATTTAAATTTTCTTGCTTGCCTTGCAATGGgaacttttgttttgttttattctGTCCTATTTTTCACAATATACTCTTGATTATTTTCACGGTATGGCATTTGGTGTATATATTTAACTTAATCACTCACCTAGCAAGTTCTTGTTTTTCTTTGTCTTCCAATTTGGATAACCACAGAAACTGGAGAAGCTTCAAGAAGAGGATTTGATTGAGAAGCCATTTCAAAGAAAACAAATGAAGATCAGGTTTCCTGAGCGTGGAAGAAGCGGGAGATCTGTTGCAACAATGAAGAACTTGGAATTTGCTTATGAGGATAACGTGAGTTGATTCACatcacaaatgaatgaaaataatTATGAAGTACTTGTGCAAATATACATGTTTGCACACATGCACAAGCATATATTCATAATTATAACTGCGATATGGGTGTTGTGACAGGTCCTATTTAATAAGGCAAATCTTTCTATTGAAAGGGGAGAAAAAATTGCAATCATTGGCCCCAATGGATGTGGCAAGAGTACTTTGCTGAAACTAATAATGGGATTAGAGAAACCAAAAGCAGGGGAAGTTCTTCTGGGGGAGCATAATGTCCTGCCAAACTATTTTGAACAAAATCAGGTGCGAATATAATATCATATGCTATTGTTGGGTGGTCTAATAGGCATGGCTTTTTCATAATGGAGTACAAGACTGCTTATTGAGTTTCATTATCCTCGTAGGCCGAAGCTCTTGATTTAGACAAAACTGTGCTTGAGACAGTAGAAGAAGCTGCTGAGGATTGGAGACTTGATGATATAAAGGGTCTCCTTGGGCGTTGTAATTTCAAAGCTGATATGCTCGATAGAAAGGTTTCGCTTCTAAGTGGTGGTGAGAAGGTAGAGAATTTATGAGTTCTGTCTCAAACACACTTGTCTCTATTTTATTAGGCATTTTCTCTCGTTTTTGTGGGTGCTTGCGTGATATGTGTTGTTTCGTGTTTTGTATATCTAATTTGAACTAGTTGGAAGCAGGCAGCAACACCAGACAATCTTTATGATTTCATGGAACCTTGTTGTCTGCCTTCTTAATGGTTTGATGTGGATTTTAAACAAATCAACATTCTTTTTCtggttaaaataaataaaatatgcaTGCATGATTCTGAAGAATTAAATCTACATTAGCGATTATGTCTTAAGATAAATTCTTTAGGAAGAACTTTATTATTTAGCGTGAAATTTGTCTTTTATTCTTTGGGTTTTTACTATGTTATACAACTATTATTTTCTTCCTATCGTTCAGTCCTGACAATGCTTGGGTTTTCTGGGATACCTTGTTAGTTTTTTAACATATGAATCTCTGGCAAAGATTTTACTTACCATTGAAACGAGCTCATTTTGTATAACACTGTTTTAATCATCTTGCTTTCATCAATGATTTGGTGTCAGTTGGTTTTATGCGAACATTAATGTTTCTCTTCTTCTAGGCACGTCTTGCTTTTTGCAAGTTCATGGTGAAGCCTTCTACACTTCTAGTTTTGGATGAGCCAACTAATCACTTGGATATTCCTTCAAAAGAAATGCTGGAGGTTTGTCTCTCATCTCTCTCCATAATGCTGTTAACTACTGCAAATGTTCCATAAAAGTTATCATCCCATCTTTTTAATACAAGTTTCTTATTCTTCTATCAGGATGCCATAAATGAGTATTCAGGTACTGTCATCACAGTTTCTCATGATCGATACTTTATAAAGCAGATAGTTAATAGAGTAGTGGAGGTTAAAGATTGCAGTTTGCAAAATTACGCAGGTGATTACAATGTAAGTGCTCTCTTCCGCTCCTTGTTGATTTTACTTGATTCTGAATTCTGAATTCTGATCTCAATTTTCATCACCCTGCAGTATTATCTAGAAAAGAATCTTGATGCAAGGGCAAGAGAGCTAGAGCGTGAAGCAGAGCTGGAAGAAAAGGCTCCAAAAGTCAAAGCCAAATCAAAGATGTCAAAGGTAATCCTTTGCTTTAGTTGTATCTGAAAACCTAAATATAAAATGGCAATGTGGGCTAACATTTCTAGTTGTCGTCCTGATTTAGGCCGAAAAAGAAGCAATGAAGAAACAGAAGAGGCAGGCATTTCAACAAGCGAAAGCAAAATCAAAAGGGTCCAAAAATGCCAAGAGATGGAATTAATTGgaacattttctttcaaaattcacCAGTATTATAAAGTTTCTTTTCCTTGTGAAAGGAGTAGGAGGAGGTTGAGTAGCTTATTGTTTTAGGGCTACTTCACCATGTGTATATTTACTTACACACAATTAATAGACTTTCACGTTTTTGTTGCTGCCAATGATCTTTCTgtaaattttcattatttccTCTTTTGATTCAAAACTTACATGAGCTGTTAACTTCTTAACATAAGTTACGCTTAAAAACTACAAGGTAATATACTTTACGGGTCTTACAACAATTTTGGTGttgttacaaaatatatatatatatatattttttttatatatatatattttactattacactttgtattaaatttttagaaatgctatcttaaaatttcataattattGTAATAGAGAAACAATTGAAAAAGAAGAATTACCCATGTACTATATTTTACAATTTGAGTAGTTTTTTTAGTAGTTTCAATGTGAATTATTATACCATTTTTAATTGCAATTTAAATTGTTCTGCTAATTgcaataaaattttttatataaaacttcataatattatttaaaatttattgttaacaataattttagtttaattacgtaattcttttaatttataatgtgtaatgaatttaaatttaatttataatgattaaaaaaacaacaacaattttattatataattacatttaacataacataaatattcatgcataatttaaaattttaataatcgcTCTGTTCCCTATTAATACATTAAAACAAAGTGCGGATGATATAATAATTATCAAAGAAAATCCCATGATAAAAAATTCTTCCAaattctaaatttcttaaattacaTTAGTAAATAAAAATAGCAGATGAAGCCGCTACTCAAA from Cannabis sativa cultivar Pink pepper isolate KNU-18-1 chromosome 4, ASM2916894v1, whole genome shotgun sequence carries:
- the LOC115712642 gene encoding ABC transporter F family member 5 is translated as MDLAAKLHRLDLRSSFFAGTALVDARNTVAPPLPRSVSTRNSTHSTRSNNYSIKTRNFSTPRKASSSITARLSTVAVEESSSETMSKEDIESLFSNESVDEFDRKRNGKHSNNGASGISSGVKLENVTKTYKGVTVLKDINWEVKKGEKVGLVGVNGAGKTTQMRIIAGLEEPDSGNVIKAKSNMKIAFLSQEFEVSLSRTVREEFTSAFKEEMEVSAKLEKVQKALESTVDDLDLMGKLLDEFDSLQRRAQAVDLDEVESKVSRLMPELGFSPEDSERLVASFSSGWQMRMSLGKILLQDPDLLLLDEPTNHLDLDTIEWLEGYLAKQEVPMVIISHDRAFLDQLCTKIVETDMGVSRTYVGNYSEYLLSKAAWIEAQYAAWEKQQKEIEHTKDLISRLGAGANSGRATSAEKKLEKLQEEDLIEKPFQRKQMKIRFPERGRSGRSVATMKNLEFAYEDNVLFNKANLSIERGEKIAIIGPNGCGKSTLLKLIMGLEKPKAGEVLLGEHNVLPNYFEQNQAEALDLDKTVLETVEEAAEDWRLDDIKGLLGRCNFKADMLDRKVSLLSGGEKARLAFCKFMVKPSTLLVLDEPTNHLDIPSKEMLEDAINEYSGTVITVSHDRYFIKQIVNRVVEVKDCSLQNYAGDYNYYLEKNLDARARELEREAELEEKAPKVKAKSKMSKAEKEAMKKQKRQAFQQAKAKSKGSKNAKRWN